In Scleropages formosus chromosome 10, fSclFor1.1, whole genome shotgun sequence, a single genomic region encodes these proteins:
- the LOC114911668 gene encoding cytochrome P450 2C20-like, which translates to MEISSTLVLAGLVSVLLLYFSWRGGRRNVRLPPGPKPLPLLGNLLQMEKRAPIKSFVKFSKIYGPVVTVYIGPQRAVILVGYKTVKEALCDQSDDFADRAPAPVAQKIVRGYGLIASNGERWRQLRRFTLSTLRDFGMGRKTMEEWILEESKYLIDSFSNTDSSPCDPTYILGRAVSNVICSLVFGQRFEYQDNRFLRLLQILNAALRFGSSPLGSLYNTFPRLMDHLPGHHHKIFAEVDELKAFIIEKIHQHEETLSPHSPRDFIDCFLVKLKQEKDNPSTEFHYDNMVATVFNLFTAGTETTSTTLRYALMMLIKYPEIQEKVHLEIDTVIGKDRQPTMEDRKSLHFTDAVIHEVQRYLDLIPFSVPHYATHDISFRGYTIPKGTVIIPFLHSVLRDEMQWESPLTFKPGHFLDHNGNFKKNSAFMAFSGGKRVCAGESLARMELFLFLVTLLQRFTFSCPGGPDSLDPTPEFSNFGSVPRQYQLIATPR; encoded by the exons ATGGAGATCTCCAGCACACTGGTCCTAGCAGGACTTGTTTCGGTTCTGCTGCTCTATTTCAGCTGGAGAGGGGGGAGAAGAAATGTTCGTCTGCCCCCAGGTCCAAAACCTTTACCCCTTCTGGGGAACTTGTTGCAGATGGAAAAGAGAGCTCCTATCAAGAGCTTTGTTAAG TTCAGTAAGATATATGGCCCAGTGGTCACTGTGTACATTGGACCTCAACGAGCTGTGATTTTGGTGGGTTATAAAACGGTGAAGGAGGCCTTGTGTGACCAATCGGATGATTTCGCTGACCGAGCTCCAGCTCCAGTCGCGCAAAAAATTGTGAGAGGCTATG GTTTAATTGCCAGTAATGGAGAACGCTGGCGGCAGCTGAGACGATTCACATTGAGCACACTCAGAGACTTCGGTATGGGACGCAAGACCATGGAGGAGTGGATTCTGGAGGAGAGCAAATACTTGATTGACAGCTTCTCCAATACAGACT CATCTCCTTGTGACCCCACCTACATCTTGGGTCGAGCTGTGTCCAATGTGATCTGCTCCCTCGTCTTTGGCCAACGATTTGAGTACCAGGACAACAGATTCCTGCGCCTTCTCCAAATTCTCAATGCAGCACTACGTTTTGGCAGCAGTCCGTTGGGTTCG CTGTACAATACCTTTCCCAGACTGATGGACCACCTGCCTGGGCATCACCATAAAATTTTTGCTGAAGTAGATGAGCTTAAGGCTTTCATCATCGAGAAAATCCACCAACATGAAGAGACCCTGAGCCCTCATTCACCCCGAGACTTCATTGACTGCTTCCTTGTTAAACTCAAGCAG GAGAAGGATAATCCATCTACTGAATTCCATTATGACAACATGGTAGCAACTGTCTTCAACCTTTTCACGGCTGGAACTGAGACTACCAGCACAACCCTCAGATACGCCTTGATGATGCTCATCAAATACCCAGAAATACAAG AGAAGGTCCATCTTGAGATTGACACAGTAATTGGAAAAGATCGTCAACCAACAATGGAGGATAGAAAGTCCCTCCATTTTACAGATGCTGTGATCCATGAGGTGCAGCGTTACTTGGATTTGATCCCTTTCAGCGTTCCTCATTATGCTACTCATGACATTTCTTTCAGGGGCTACACCATTCCCAAG GGAACAGTTATCATTCCAtttttgcactctgtgttgAGGGATGAAATGCAGTGGGAGTCTCCTTTGACTTTTAAGCCAGGACACTTCTTGGATCACAATGGAAACTTCAAGAAGAACTCTGCTTTCATGGCCTTCTCTGGAG GTAAGCGGGTCTGTGCTGGGGAGTCCCTAGCAAGAATGGAACTCTTCCTTTTCCTCGTCACTTTACTGCAGCGCTTCACCTTCTCTTGTCCTGGGGGACCAGACAGCCTGGACCCTACCCCTGAATTTAGTAATTTTGGCAGTGTGCCACGCCAGTACCAGCTCATCGCCACTCCTCGCTAA
- the LOC108933451 gene encoding cytochrome P450 2C20-like, which yields MEISSTLVLAGLVSVLLLYFSWRGGRRNVRLPPGPKPLPLLGNLLQMEKRAPIKSFVKFSKIYGPVVTVYIGPQRAVILVGYKTVKEALCDQSDDFADRAPAPAANKVLRGYGLIASNGERWRQLRRFTLSTLRDFGMGRKTMEEWILEESKYLIDGFSNTDSSPCDPTYILGRAVSNVICSLVFGQRFDYQDNRFLRLLHILNATLRFGSSPLGSLYNTFPRLMDHLPGYHHKIFAGVDELKAFIIEKIHQHEETLSPHSPQDFIDCFLIKLKQEKDNPSTEFHYDNMVATVFNLFTAGTETTSTTLRYALMMLIKYPEIQEKVHLEIDTVIGKDRQPTMEDRKSLHFTDAVIHEVQRYLDLTPFSVPHYATHDISFRGYTIPKGTVIIPFLHSVLRDEMQWESPLTFKPGHFLDHNGNFKKNSAFMAFSGGKRVCAGESLARMELFLFLVTLLQRFTFSCPGGPDSLDPTPEFSNFGNLPRQYQLIATPR from the exons ATGGAGATCTCCAGCACACTGGTCCTAGCAGGACTTGTTTCGGTTCTGCTGCTCTATTTCagctggagaggagggagaagaaaTGTTCGTCTGCCCCCAGGTCCAAAACCTTTACCCCTTCTGGGGAACTTGTTGCAGATGGAAAAGAGAGCTCCTATCAAGAGCTTCGTTAAG TTCAGTAAGATATATGGCCCAGTGGTCACTGTGTACATTGGACCTCAACGAGCTGTGATTTTGGTGGGTTATAAAACAGTGAAGGAGGCGTTGTGTGACCAATCGGATGATTTCGCTGACcgagctccagctccagccgCAAATAAAGTTCTGAGAGGCTATG GTTTAATTGCCAGTAATGGAGAACGCTGGCGGCAGCTGAGACGATTCACATTGAGCACACTCAGAGACTTCGGTATGGGACGCAAGACCATGGAGGAGTGGATTCTGGAGGAGAGCAAATACTTGATTGACGGCTTCTCCAATACAGACT CATCTCCTTGTGACCCCACCTACATCTTGGGTCGAGCTGTGTCCAATGTGATCTGCTCCCTTGTCTTTGGCCAACGATTTGACTACCAGGACAACAGATTCCTGCGCCTTCTCCACATTCTCAATGCAACACTACGTTTTGGCAGCAGTCCCTTGGGTTCG CTGTACAATACCTTTCCTAGACTGATGGACCACCTGCCTGGGTACCACCATAAAATTTTTGCTGGAGTAGATGAGCTTAAGGCTTTCATCATCGAGAAAATCCACCAACATGAAGAGACCCTGAGCCCTCATTCACCCCAAGACTTCATTGACTGCTTCCTTATTAAACTCAAGCAG GAGAAGGATAATCCATCTACTGAATTCCATTATGACAACATGGTAGCAACTGTCTTCAACCTTTTCACGGCTGGAACTGAGACTACCAGCACAACCCTCAGATATGCCTTGATGATGCTCATCAAATACCCAGAAATACAAG AGAAGGTCCATCTTGAGATTGACACAGTAATTGGAAAAGATCGTCAACCAACAATGGAGGATAGAAAGTCCCTCCATTTTACAGATGCTGTGATCCATGAGGTGCAGCGTTACTTGGATTTGACCCCATTCAGCGTTCCTCATTATGCTACTCATGACATTTCTTTCAGGGGCTACACCATTCCCAAG GGAACAGTTATCATTCCAtttttgcactctgtgttgAGGGATGAAATGCAGTGGGAGTCTCCTTTGACTTTTAAGCCAGGACACTTCTTGGATCACAATGGAAACTTCAAGAAGAACTCTGCTTTCATGGCCTTCTCTGGAG GTAAGCGGGTCTGTGCTGGGGAGTCCCTAGCAAGAATGGAACTCTTCCTTTTCCTCGTCACTTTACTGCAGCGCTTCACCTTCTCTTGTCCTGGGGGACCAGACAGCCTGGACCCTACCCCTGAATTTAGTAATTTTGGCAATTTGCCACGCCAGTACCAGCTCATCGCCACTCCTCGCTAA